Within Harpia harpyja isolate bHarHar1 chromosome 4, bHarHar1 primary haplotype, whole genome shotgun sequence, the genomic segment tgCGGAGCCTCCAGCCCCCTAACTTGTCCTGGAGGAATTGGCACTTTTGAGAGGTGGCTGTGGCCTGAAATGCGGATGCAGTGGGAAGGAGAGGGGTGCAGAGTGGGATTTGGAGTCCTGCCTGCAGCCCGGCATGTCTTTTCCCACCATCAGGCAGAACTGCTTGTGCCCAGCCGCtctggggctggctgtggggctgggggctccgtGGCAGACAGACAGATTGGTGTAGGAATAAAGAGGCTTTAATCCCAACCGTGTGGTGCCATGCTGGTGCGGGGTATTCGGGGTAACTGCCTATTTTTTGCTCCTTTGGCGCGAGTCTTCTCCTCCAGAGCCTTAGTCTGGGACTGGCTCCCGCCGGGAGCTCGCTGGGGCTGTGGGCAGGCGTGCTGCCCGCCAGGTCCCGGCAGGGGTGGCAGCTGTGTCCCCAGTTTCACTTGGGGACGGGGCTGAGACCGCCTGGGTCCTGGGGTCGTGATGCAGGCTGCTGCCTCCCGGCCTGGGCTCAGCaatgcaggaggcagcagcagaccCCGacactcctgcagctcctccagctcttccAGACGGGTCTGGTGTTCCTCCAGGGCCTCCCTCTGCCTCTGCCGTGAGCGCCCGGCCAGCTCCCGGTGCAGATCCTCAAAGAAATCTgccagggatggagggagggaggagaattACAGGAGACCTGGCACGGCCACCGGAGCTCCCTGCCACTCCTCTCACCCTTGGGGACAGGGGGACCGGCCTGCTTAACCCCCAAGCGTGCAACATGTCCTGCTTCAGTCTGGGCACCTTTGCCTGCAGTGAAAGGGCCGCTCGGCTCAGAGAGCGGCTCGTCGTCTTCATCCTCACTGCTGGAAGAgcctccttcctccttttcctcaccCACACTGCCACGGACATGCTGGGCatccagctgcaggaggtggggCAGGGCTCCCACCACCAGCTCTCTGCAAacaccaaaggaagagcagaCGTTCCACTGCCATGCAGCATCACCTCGGGGCTGGGAGCGCTTTGGGGTGGCACCGAACCCCCTGGcactgtgccccccccagcaccacacCCCCCTGCCACTGCTCCATGCAGCCCACCCCACAGACTGGCCTGGACAGAAGGCAGAGATTCAGTTTTCTGGGGTTACAGGTGGGGGGCTCAGGCTGCATTTgatatttgggggggggctgtACCCTGCTGAAGGGCTTGTGTGGTTTGAGGGACTTGCTCTCTCCCTCCGCTCTACCCCGCAGTCTCCCCTGACCCACCTGTATCCATCCTGGTGGGTGCATTCGTTTCCCGTTAAGTCGAGGAGACGGAGGCTGCGGGGCAGCTCATCTGCAGACCAAAGGGAAGGCAGAAAGGTGCTGAGGTGAGACCTGAGCCCCCCTCTCTGCCAAACCCCCGTGCCCCCCGTCTCCCGCAGCTCTTTACCCACTCCCAAGGTGACAGCCCTGCCGTGGGAAGGAGTCTCTCACCtcacagctggggaaactgaggcagggagggtGGGAACGTGTATCGCACATACTCCCATGTGAGAACTGAGGGTTTTCCCCTTCCCAGGCCATTACCGTTCCCTTTCTCACCCCCGTCTGCAAGCAGAAGGCCTGGTGCGACAACAGCAACACtacagaggaagggagggagatattatccctctgtccctcccTCTTCTGCCAAAAATCACCCACGGGAGGAGCCAACTGAAAGATGCACGAAGGCTTGTCAGGGCTGGAGCAGCTTTGCCATGAGGTTGAAATCCCCAAGTCTGATCTGAGCCACTGAAGTGTTCTGCCGAAGCAGGACACAAGGTGGAAGCAGACACCTGGAGTCTGCCAGCAGAAGGGGTGGCTCAAACCTGGCCACAGAGCTCCTCTGTTGTCATGCTGGAACACGCaggccagccccagggtggctcTGCTGGGGCTCTGGTTGGGACCTGAGGGTCAGAGGCCCTGGCAAAGCCTGGAGCAAGGGGTCTGCCGGCATTTCTCCGGCACCCAAGGCACTTCTCGGGCAGACCCAGGCCACGTCTGGACCCATTCCTGCCTCCCACCTGGGTCCAGCGTCTGTATCTGGTTGTGGGACAAGTCCAGGACACACAGGTGTCGCAGGGTCTGCAAGTTCTCCACTTTGCGGATGCGGTTTCCAGCCAGGGAGAGGAACCTGCAGAGCACAGGGAGGGCAGCGGTGTGAGGTGGGAGGGACGCCACGGCCCCCAGGGTCAGAGCCAGCGGCACCAGGCTGTCAGGGGCTGCAACTCGAACCCCCCCCGGCTCTgccaagggaaggagggagccccACTCTCCTCTGACCATGGAAAGAGATCTCCTtgggggcaggagctgcccgtACCGCAGGTTGGGAAAGCAGCCCAGATTCTCAATCTTCTCAATTCggttctggaagaaaaaaaaaagcaacacatttttctactgCATGAAGAAT encodes:
- the LRRC46 gene encoding leucine-rich repeat-containing protein 46 isoform X2, which produces MVPPGPGVSLPHLGVPALIPPRPAVPSPPTPPARRFLPPIASAPFPLQRAVGPAQPPRHTHPRAQGRDKDPGQPPAMAGQGETLPGGREQTSPGVTLTDSLIAMRNLPRLVEPLHPESQSTELLSPSTVRLDRENICAIGRLQSLQEIHSLYLQQNRIEKIENLGCFPNLRFLSLAGNRIRKVENLQTLRHLCVLDLSHNQIQTLDPDELPRSLRLLDLTGNECTHQDGYRELVVGALPHLLQLDAQHVRGSVGEEKEEGGSSSSEDEDDEPLSEPSGPFTAGKDFFEDLHRELAGRSRQRQREALEEHQTRLEELEELQECRGLLLPPALLSPGREAAACITTPGPRRSQPRPQVKLGTQLPPLPGPGGQHACPQPQRAPGGSQSQTKALEEKTRAKGAKNRQLPRIPRTSMAPHGWD
- the LRRC46 gene encoding leucine-rich repeat-containing protein 46 isoform X1; translated protein: MVPPGPGVSLPHLGVPALIPPRPAVPSPPTPPARRFLPPIASAPFPLQRAVGPAQPPRHTHPRAQGRDKDPGQPPAMAGQGETLPGGREQTSPGVTLTDSLIAMRNLPRLVEPLHPESQSTELLSPSTVRLDRENICAIGRLQSLQEIHSLYLQQNRIEKIENLGCFPNLRYGQLLPPRRSLSMVRGEWGSLLPLAEPGGVRVAAPDSLVPLALTLGAVASLPPHTAALPVLCRFLSLAGNRIRKVENLQTLRHLCVLDLSHNQIQTLDPDELPRSLRLLDLTGNECTHQDGYRELVVGALPHLLQLDAQHVRGSVGEEKEEGGSSSSEDEDDEPLSEPSGPFTAGKDFFEDLHRELAGRSRQRQREALEEHQTRLEELEELQECRGLLLPPALLSPGREAAACITTPGPRRSQPRPQVKLGTQLPPLPGPGGQHACPQPQRAPGGSQSQTKALEEKTRAKGAKNRQLPRIPRTSMAPHGWD